GAAGCAGTGACCGCGTCGACGGGTCCCGCCGGCCCGACCGGAGGCGGCTTCGTGCCGGGGGCCGACGGCAGCGTCCCGCCGGCACCCACCGACCTCGCCCTGGCGGTCGCCGGCCGCAAGCTGCTCACCGGCCCCGACGGGGCGTTCCCCCGGGTCGGCGACCTGCCACCCGGCCTCGACCGGGTGCCGGTGGGGACGCTGGACGGCGTACCGGCCTGGGCCGTCGAGGTGACCGACGCCGAGGAGCTGCCCGGCCGGTGGCGGAGCTGGCGCGGGCTCGCCGCCGAGCTGCCCGAACCCCTCGCCACGCTCGCCGGACGGGCGCTGGCCGTGGTGACCTGGCGGCGTACCCACCGGTGGTGCGGAGCCTGCCGGACCGAACTGACCGACGTGCCCGGCGAGACCGCCCGGCGCTGCCCCGGCTGCGACCTGTACGTGCCGATGCCGCTCTCCGCCGCCGTCCTCGTGGCGATCACCCGACCCCGCCCCGACCGGGTCGACGAGCTGCTGCTGGTCCGGCACACGTACGGCCCGACGGAGCTCTGGGCACTGGTCGCCGGCTTCGTCGAGGCGGGCGAGTCGCTGGAGGCGGCCGCCCGGCGGGAGGTCGGCGAGGAGGTGGGCCTGACGATCGGGCCGCCCGCCTACTTCGGCAGCCAGCCCTGGGCGATGTCCGGCCCGGGGACGCTGCTGGCCGGCTTCACCGCCGTGGTCACCGACCCGGACGCCGAACCGGTGGTCGACGGCCGGGAGCTGGCGCAGGCCCGCTGGTTCCCGCTCGACGCGCTGCCGGCGGAGCTGCCGCCCGCGTACTCGATCTCGCGCTGGCTGATCGACGCCGTCGCCGCCCCGCGCTGACCGGCCCTCCCCTCCGGGTCGGAGGACCCTGACCGGGTCGGCGGGTGCCGTGGATGCTGGGCGGGGCGGTCGGGCCCGGGTGTGCAATGGGTCAGGGAGGTGGCGGTGCGCGGAGCCGGGGCGGTACGCGACGAGGGCTGGCTGCCGGTCACCGAGGCCGGGACGCTCCCCGTCGACCGGGTGCTCGCGGCCCTCGACAGCGGTCCCGCCGGCCTCACCGGCGAGGAGGTGCTCCGGCGCCGGGCCCGGCTCGGGCCGAACGCCGTCCGGACCCACCGGGTCTCCGCCCTCGCCGTGCTGGTCCGGCAGTTCCGCTCCGCGCTGCTGGGTCTGCTGCTGGCCGCCGCGACCGTCTCCTACTTCGTCGGCGAACGCACCGACGCCCTGGTCATCGGGGTGATCCTGGCGGTCAGCGTCGGCTTCGGCTTCGGCAACGAATACCGGGCCGAGCGGGCCGGCGCGGCGCTGCACGACCGGGTACGCCACACCGCGCCGGTGATCCGGGCCGGCCGGACCGGGGAGGTCGACGTCGTCGACCTCGTCCCCGGCGACCTGGTCCGGCTCGACCTGGGCATGGTGGTCCCGGCCGACCTGCGGCTGACCGCGGCGAACCGGCTGGAGTGCGACGAGTCGGTGCTCACCGGCGAGTCGGCGGCGGTGGCCAAGGACCCGGCCCCGGTGCCGGCCGGTACGCCCCTGGACGACCTCGCCTCCTGCGCGCTGATGGGGACCGTGGTCCGGGCCGGGTCCGGCGTCGGGGTGGTGGTGGCGACCGCCGGGCACACCGCGTTCGGGCGGATCGCGGTGGGGCTGGGCGAGCGGCAGGGCGAGACGGAGTTCCAGCGGGGGCTGCGCCGCTTCTCGCTGATGCTGGCCCGGGTGGCGGGCGTCCTGACCGGAGTGATCTTCGTGATCAACCTGGTGCTGCACCGGCCGGTGATCGACGCGGTGCTGTTCAGCCTGGCCATCGCGGTGGGCATCACCCCGCAACTGCTCCCCGCCATCGTCACCGCCAGCCTGGCGGCGGGCACCCGCAGCCTCGCCCGGCGGCGGGTGCTGGTGAAGCGGCTGGTCTGCGTGGAGGACCTGGGCAACGTCGAGGTGCTCTTCACCGACAAGACCGGCACGCTGACCGACGGCCGGCTCAGCCTCGCCGAGACGCTCGGCCCGGACGGACGCCCCTCGGACGCGCCACTGCTGGCCGGGCTGCTCGCCAACGAGGCGACCACCGAGGCCGACGGCAACCCGATGGACCGGGCGCTGTGGGCGGCACCCGGCGTGGCGGCGCAGCCGGTGGCCGCGTACCGGCGGGTGGCGTTGCTCCCCTTCGACCACCAGCGCCGCCGGGTGAGCGTGCTGGTCGACGGGCCGGACGGGCGGACCCTGGTCACCAAGGGCGCGGCCGAGGAGGTGCTGGCGCTCTGCCACGACGTACCCGATGCGGCGCGGGCGGTGCTGGACGAGCGACTGGCCGGCGGCGGCCGGGTGGTCGCGGTGGCCGGCCGCCCCGCTCCCGGGGCGACCACGCTGGAGCCGGACGACGAACGGGACCTCTCCTTCGGCGGCCTGCTGGTCTTCCTCGACCCACCGAAGGCGGACGCCCGGGCGGCCCTCGACCGGCTCGCCGGCCTCGGCGTCACGGTCAAGGTGATCACCGGCGACCATCCGGCGGTGGCGGTCCGGGTCTGCCAACAGCTCGGCCTTCCGGTGAGCGGGGTGCTGACCGGCGCGGACCTGGCCGGGCTGGACGACGCCGGACTGGCCGCCGCGATCGGCCGGACCAGCGTCTTCGCCCGGGTCTCGCCCGAGGACAAGGCCCGGCTGGTACGCGCCCAGCGCGCCGCCGGGCGGGACGTGGCGTTCCTCGGCGACGGGGTGAACGACGCCCTCGCCCTGCACGCCGCCGACATCGGCATCTCGGTGGACACCGGCACCGACGTGGCCCGGGACGCGGCCGACGTGCTGCTGCTGGAGAAGGACCTCGACGTGCTCGCCGACGGGGTCACCGAGGGACGGCGGATCTTCGCCAACACCATCAAGTACGTGCTGATGGGCACGTCCAGCAACTTCGGCAACATGTTCAGCGCCGCCGGGGCGTCGGCGTTCCTGCCGTTCCTGCCGATGCTGCCGTCGCAGATCCTGCTCAACAACCTGATCTACGACCTCAGTCAGGTCGCCATCCCCACCGACCGGGTCGACGCCGACCAGCTCGCCCGGCCGGCGCACTGGGACCTGCGGGAGATCCGCCGGTTCATGCTGACCTTCGGGCCGCTCTCCTCGCTCTTCGACTTCCTCACCTTCGCGCTGCTGCTCAGCGTGCTGCACGCCGGCCCGGTGGAGTTCCGCACCGGCTGGTTCGTCGAGTCGCTGGCCACCCAGACCCTGGTGGTCTTCGCCATCCGCACCCACACCAGCCCGTTCTGGCGCAGCCGGCCCAGCCGTCCGCTGCTCGTCGCGGCGTTCGCCGCGGTGGCGGTGGCCTGGCTGATCCCCTACCTGCCGGTGGCCGGGCCGCTCGGGTTCCACCCGCTGCCGGTGGGTTTCCTGGCCGTGCTGGTCGGGCTGGTGCTGGCGTACCTGGCGCTGGTGGAGGTCACCAAGCGGGCCCTGTTCGCCTCGTCGGACCTGCTGCGCCCCAGCCGCCGCCCACCGGAGGCGGTGCACCGCCGCCGTACGCACCGGCGGGCCGCCCGCTTCAGCACCCGCTGATCAGACCCCCAGCAGGGTGCGCAGGTGGCGGGGCGGGGGGCAGTCGTGGGCGAGCATCGCGTCGTGCCAGTCGCGTAGCGACACCTCGGCGGGTCGGGCCGCGGCGATGTCGGCCATCTCGCTGTAGCCGACGAAGTAGGTGGAGAGCTGCGTGGAGGTGAGCAGCGCACGCCGCCACTTGCCGGCCGCCTCGCCCTCTTCCTGGAAGCCGCGCTCGGTCATCAGCGCCATCGCCTCGGCCTCGGACATGTCCTCGCAGTGCACGAGCTGGTCGAGCAGCGCGTTGATGGTCATCCGGAGCTGCATCTTGAGCTGCTGCAACCGCACCGGCAGGCCGCCGAAGCCGAGCCCCGCCATCAGCTCCTCGGTGTAGACCGCCCAGCCCTCGATGAACACCCCGGACTCGGTGAGCGCGCGGACCCGGGTGGGGCCCTCGTAGCGGCGGGCGTGGGCGAGCTGGAGGAAGTGACCGGGCATCGCCTCGTGCACGGTCAGGTTGCGGACCATGTGGTCGTTGTACTCGCGGTAGAACGACTCGACCCGCTGCGCGGGCCACTCCGTCGGGGTGGGCGCGATGCAGTAGAACGTGGGCAGGTTCGCCGTCTCCAGCGGGCCGGGCGAGTCGCAGTAGGCGACCGCGACGCCCCGGGCGAACTCCGGCATCTCCTGGATCACGCACGGGTCCTCGACCAGGCTGATCAGGTCGTGCGCCCGGACGAAGTCGCTGGCCTCGTCGAGGGTGACCGAGGCGAGGTCCACGATGGAGTGGTTGTCGGGGTGTTCGGCGGCGAGCATGTCCAGCGCCCGGCGTACCGTCTCGTCGTCGGCCGGGCCGCCGACCAGCTCGACGGCCGCGGCGCGGATCTCGTCGGTGACCCGCTCCAGGTTGGCCCAGGCGCGGCGCTGCACCTCGGCGGCGCCCAGCTCGGTGTCGAGGGTGTGCCAGAGACGCGCCTCCCAGCGCCGCCGGCCCAGCCGGGGGTCGCGCCCCGGCCCGGCGTCGGCCGCCAGCCCCGACCCCAGCCAGGCGACGAACTCCTCCAGCGCGGCGATCGCCGCGACCGCCGCCGGTTCCACCCGGTCGTGCAGCGCGGGCGCCTCGGCCAGCAGCCGGGGCACCTCGTCGCGGATCAGCGCCGCCGCGCCGGTGAACTGCCCGACCGCCGTCTCGGCGTGGATCCGCGGCATGTCGCGCAGCGTCGCGCGCGCGGTCGCCAGCGCATCCGGTACGGCCGACAGCCGCCCGGCGAGGTGGGTGAGCCGCTCCGCGACCGGGGCGTACGGGCGGGCGAGCAGGGCGTGCAGCAGCGGGCCGGGGTTGTGCCGCAGCGGGTCCCACTCGTGCGAGCGGATCTCCGTCGACTCGAACAGCCCCCGGTCCACCAGGGAGCTGAGCAGCGCGTGGTCGACGCGTTCCGCCACGTCGAGCGAGTCCGGGTCGATCTCGGAGAGCGCGTCCGCCGCGTCCCGCAGCATCGCCTGGTCGGCAGCGACCGCGTCGGCGGAGAGATCCGGCAGCCGATCGTCGTACCGGTGGTCACCGACCGAGGTGGCCAGTCCCGGCCGACTCTCCAACACCGCCTCGACGATCCGCTCCGCAAGCGGCACGAACTCTTCCATCCCCCGACCCTACCGACCCCCCACCCCTCCCACCCGCCCGCAACCACCCCGGCTTCGGACCGTTGATCATGAAGTTTGCGTCGGGATCGAGCGGTTTCCCGACGCAAACTTCATGATCAACTCGACGGGGGGTGTTCGGCGGCGCGGAGGGCGGCGGCGTGGGCGAGGGTGGTGCGGCGGAGGGCGGCCTCGGGGTCGAGGCCGGCCTCGCGGGCCGCGGCGACGGTGGCCAGGAGGGTGGCGCCGAGGTGGGCCTCCGGGTCGGCCTCAGGATCGGCGGGCGGCGGCGGGACCGCCAGGCCGATCCGGCCGGACCGGTCGAGGATCTTGGCGGCGAGGGCGAGGGCGGGCTGGCTCAGGGCGATGCCGTCCAGCACCGAGTCGCGGGCCTTCTCGGCGCGCTTGATCCGCTCCCAGTTCGCCTCG
This genomic interval from Micromonospora sp. CCTCC AA 2012012 contains the following:
- a CDS encoding DUF885 domain-containing protein, with product MEEFVPLAERIVEAVLESRPGLATSVGDHRYDDRLPDLSADAVAADQAMLRDAADALSEIDPDSLDVAERVDHALLSSLVDRGLFESTEIRSHEWDPLRHNPGPLLHALLARPYAPVAERLTHLAGRLSAVPDALATARATLRDMPRIHAETAVGQFTGAAALIRDEVPRLLAEAPALHDRVEPAAVAAIAALEEFVAWLGSGLAADAGPGRDPRLGRRRWEARLWHTLDTELGAAEVQRRAWANLERVTDEIRAAAVELVGGPADDETVRRALDMLAAEHPDNHSIVDLASVTLDEASDFVRAHDLISLVEDPCVIQEMPEFARGVAVAYCDSPGPLETANLPTFYCIAPTPTEWPAQRVESFYREYNDHMVRNLTVHEAMPGHFLQLAHARRYEGPTRVRALTESGVFIEGWAVYTEELMAGLGFGGLPVRLQQLKMQLRMTINALLDQLVHCEDMSEAEAMALMTERGFQEEGEAAGKWRRALLTSTQLSTYFVGYSEMADIAAARPAEVSLRDWHDAMLAHDCPPPRHLRTLLGV
- a CDS encoding NAD(+) diphosphatase; translated protein: MTASTGPAGPTGGGFVPGADGSVPPAPTDLALAVAGRKLLTGPDGAFPRVGDLPPGLDRVPVGTLDGVPAWAVEVTDAEELPGRWRSWRGLAAELPEPLATLAGRALAVVTWRRTHRWCGACRTELTDVPGETARRCPGCDLYVPMPLSAAVLVAITRPRPDRVDELLLVRHTYGPTELWALVAGFVEAGESLEAAARREVGEEVGLTIGPPAYFGSQPWAMSGPGTLLAGFTAVVTDPDAEPVVDGRELAQARWFPLDALPAELPPAYSISRWLIDAVAAPR
- the mgtA gene encoding magnesium-translocating P-type ATPase is translated as MRGAGAVRDEGWLPVTEAGTLPVDRVLAALDSGPAGLTGEEVLRRRARLGPNAVRTHRVSALAVLVRQFRSALLGLLLAAATVSYFVGERTDALVIGVILAVSVGFGFGNEYRAERAGAALHDRVRHTAPVIRAGRTGEVDVVDLVPGDLVRLDLGMVVPADLRLTAANRLECDESVLTGESAAVAKDPAPVPAGTPLDDLASCALMGTVVRAGSGVGVVVATAGHTAFGRIAVGLGERQGETEFQRGLRRFSLMLARVAGVLTGVIFVINLVLHRPVIDAVLFSLAIAVGITPQLLPAIVTASLAAGTRSLARRRVLVKRLVCVEDLGNVEVLFTDKTGTLTDGRLSLAETLGPDGRPSDAPLLAGLLANEATTEADGNPMDRALWAAPGVAAQPVAAYRRVALLPFDHQRRRVSVLVDGPDGRTLVTKGAAEEVLALCHDVPDAARAVLDERLAGGGRVVAVAGRPAPGATTLEPDDERDLSFGGLLVFLDPPKADARAALDRLAGLGVTVKVITGDHPAVAVRVCQQLGLPVSGVLTGADLAGLDDAGLAAAIGRTSVFARVSPEDKARLVRAQRAAGRDVAFLGDGVNDALALHAADIGISVDTGTDVARDAADVLLLEKDLDVLADGVTEGRRIFANTIKYVLMGTSSNFGNMFSAAGASAFLPFLPMLPSQILLNNLIYDLSQVAIPTDRVDADQLARPAHWDLREIRRFMLTFGPLSSLFDFLTFALLLSVLHAGPVEFRTGWFVESLATQTLVVFAIRTHTSPFWRSRPSRPLLVAAFAAVAVAWLIPYLPVAGPLGFHPLPVGFLAVLVGLVLAYLALVEVTKRALFASSDLLRPSRRPPEAVHRRRTHRRAARFSTR